From Thermoleophilia bacterium, the proteins below share one genomic window:
- the gcvH gene encoding glycine cleavage system protein GcvH, translating to MSDARYPGDLRYHPEHDWVRVMGDDATFGVTWFAQDALGDVVYYDPPAVGQTVIAGFTYGELESTKAVSDIIAPATGEVIAVNDAVSDAPELVNSDPYGEGWLITVRLSDPAQIDALMDGPAYRAYLAGIVGQSA from the coding sequence GTGAGCGACGCGAGGTATCCCGGCGACCTCCGGTACCACCCCGAGCACGATTGGGTGCGTGTGATGGGCGATGACGCCACCTTTGGTGTGACTTGGTTTGCGCAGGACGCCCTCGGTGATGTCGTCTACTACGACCCACCGGCTGTGGGACAGACCGTTATCGCCGGCTTTACGTACGGCGAGTTGGAATCGACGAAGGCGGTCTCCGACATCATCGCGCCGGCCACCGGCGAGGTCATCGCGGTCAACGACGCGGTAAGCGACGCGCCCGAGCTCGTCAACTCCGACCCCTATGGCGAGGGCTGGCTCATCACGGTACGGCTGTCCGATCCCGCGCAGATCGACGCTCTCATGGACGGGCCAGCCTACCGCGCGTATCTCGCGGGCATCGTGGGACAGAGCGCGTAG
- a CDS encoding GatB/YqeY domain-containing protein, whose product MGIQDRLSEDRTAAMRARDKETLSVVRRVIAGMTNARIEKRADLDEQDEIKVLRGIAKQHKESIEQFRAGHREDLATKEEVELQILSAYLPAEMDTAQLDALVDAAIAEIGATSMKDMGGVIKIVMAKAQGQAEGGAVSALVKGRLRG is encoded by the coding sequence ATGGGCATTCAGGATCGCCTGAGCGAGGATAGGACGGCCGCCATGAGGGCGAGGGACAAGGAGACCCTCAGTGTCGTGCGCCGTGTCATCGCCGGTATGACGAACGCGCGCATCGAGAAGCGTGCGGACCTCGACGAGCAGGACGAGATCAAGGTGCTGCGTGGGATCGCCAAGCAGCACAAGGAGAGCATCGAGCAGTTCCGAGCAGGTCACCGCGAAGACTTGGCCACCAAGGAAGAAGTCGAGCTTCAGATCCTGTCGGCCTACCTTCCTGCCGAAATGGACACGGCGCAGTTGGATGCGCTCGTGGACGCGGCGATCGCCGAGATCGGTGCCACGTCCATGAAGGACATGGGCGGTGTCATCAAAATCGTTATGGCGAAGGCGCAGGGGCAGGCCGAGGGTGGGGCCGTCAGCGCGCTGGTGAAGGGGCGTTTGAGGGGCTAG